In one bacterium genomic region, the following are encoded:
- a CDS encoding alpha/beta fold hydrolase, producing the protein MQKLDSRVPHYQLELKAYGESHKPRVILLHGIATSSIIWQKLVGELSSNHHVVVLDLLGHGKSPKPTNISYTAQIQAQSIHYTLAINGLLHPSIIVGFSIGALIATRFSVMYPDLVESLVVAAPPIYQQKTIDHRRLLDRSYQVLYSALAKLPKKATLKTTASLQRRTPQLMGKNRLCEETWHPIFSSLAHTVQEQSFSQDIQYLNQRTKVHLLYGAFDHLVIAKHIHAVADSRSQTHIKRILAPHAITSRYVKAINQTVHEISSQTLTASGSAY; encoded by the coding sequence ATGCAAAAACTAGACTCACGAGTACCTCACTATCAGCTCGAACTTAAAGCCTATGGTGAGTCACACAAGCCACGAGTTATCCTGCTACACGGTATTGCTACTAGCTCAATTATTTGGCAGAAACTAGTTGGCGAGCTTAGCTCCAACCATCATGTTGTAGTGCTCGACTTATTAGGACATGGTAAAAGCCCAAAACCCACCAACATTTCATACACAGCGCAAATTCAAGCTCAGTCAATCCATTACACCCTTGCCATAAATGGGTTATTACACCCCAGCATTATAGTTGGTTTTTCAATTGGTGCCTTAATTGCAACACGTTTTTCGGTGATGTATCCAGATTTAGTAGAGTCATTGGTGGTTGCAGCCCCACCAATATATCAACAAAAAACGATTGATCATCGTAGGCTACTAGACCGATCTTACCAAGTGCTGTATTCTGCCCTGGCAAAATTACCCAAAAAAGCCACACTTAAGACTACAGCTAGTTTGCAGCGTCGAACACCCCAGCTAATGGGTAAAAATCGACTCTGTGAAGAAACCTGGCATCCAATTTTCAGTAGCTTAGCGCATACCGTACAGGAGCAAAGCTTTAGTCAAGATATTCAATATCTCAACCAGCGAACCAAAGTGCATCTCCTGTACGGTGCATTCGATCACTTGGTTATTGCCAAGCATATCCATGCGGTGGCAGACTCTCGATCACAGACTCATATCAAAAGAATCTTAGCTCCGCATGCTATTACCTCACGCTACGTCAAAGCGATTAATCAGACGGTACACGAAATCTCAAGTCAAACATTAACAGCGTCAGGCTCGGCGTATTAA